Proteins found in one Paenibacillus wynnii genomic segment:
- a CDS encoding YlzJ-like family protein, protein MTLYTVMPMEQVWEGAWNVSPQLLELQQGGMLMQVEPLEHGRARIVRLINCPLNCYLNPALSPGAIIPYISS, encoded by the coding sequence ATGACACTGTATACGGTAATGCCCATGGAACAGGTCTGGGAAGGAGCGTGGAATGTATCACCTCAGCTGCTGGAACTGCAACAGGGAGGAATGCTAATGCAGGTAGAACCTCTTGAGCACGGGAGAGCCCGTATTGTGCGGCTAATAAATTGCCCCTTGAATTGTTATTTGAATCCTGCACTCTCTCCGGGGGCAATAATCCCTTATATATCAAGCTAA
- the ymfI gene encoding elongation factor P 5-aminopentanone reductase — MAGVGENSKPLGEMTVLVTGGGGGIGGAIAERFASVGMNVIIHYMTSHEAANDVARRCMALGAKVMTVRADIRDRSQLLRMAERLESSGMMPDILVNNAGKAHYGMLADLSEEEWDDIMAVNLKGSFLCSQIFMPYMVSGRYGRIINVSSVWGISGASCEVAYSASKGGVNAFTKALAKELAPSGITVNAVAPGAVNTSMLSTLQEDELRMLEEEIPAGRLGSPEEISSLVYFLALPESGYITGQIISPNGGWIT; from the coding sequence ATGGCTGGTGTGGGAGAGAACAGCAAACCATTAGGGGAAATGACTGTGCTCGTTACCGGTGGTGGTGGCGGTATCGGTGGGGCTATTGCTGAACGTTTTGCATCCGTGGGAATGAATGTAATCATACACTACATGACCTCACATGAGGCAGCTAATGACGTTGCCAGACGCTGTATGGCGCTAGGGGCTAAGGTCATGACTGTAAGGGCTGATATTAGAGACCGCAGTCAGCTGCTGCGTATGGCCGAGAGGCTCGAGAGTAGTGGAATGATGCCTGATATTCTTGTTAACAATGCAGGGAAAGCTCATTACGGCATGTTAGCCGATCTGAGTGAAGAGGAATGGGATGATATCATGGCTGTGAACTTGAAAGGCAGCTTCCTTTGCAGTCAAATTTTCATGCCTTATATGGTTTCTGGGCGCTATGGTCGAATTATAAATGTTTCTTCCGTCTGGGGGATTTCAGGAGCATCCTGTGAAGTGGCTTATTCCGCTAGCAAAGGTGGCGTTAACGCCTTCACCAAGGCCCTGGCCAAAGAATTAGCTCCTTCAGGTATAACGGTTAATGCTGTTGCTCCTGGAGCGGTAAATACATCAATGCTGTCCACTTTGCAGGAGGATGAGCTGCGCATGCTGGAGGAAGAAATTCCAGCAGGGCGGCTAGGGTCTCCTGAAGAAATTTCATCACTGGTTTATTTTCTGGCTTTGCCTGAGTCTGGATATATTACCGGTCAGATTATCAGTCCGAATGGCGGCTGGATCACCTAA
- a CDS encoding DUF3243 domain-containing protein, which produces MSTGSNGPTVIKNFDTWKKFLGERVVQAERIGMSDETISKLAFEIGEFLDKKVDPQNSSNRAIKELWDVGNAAEKHTIATLMVKLAKNNA; this is translated from the coding sequence ATGTCAACAGGATCGAATGGGCCAACGGTTATCAAAAATTTCGACACTTGGAAAAAGTTTCTGGGTGAACGTGTCGTACAGGCGGAGAGAATCGGAATGAGCGATGAGACAATCTCAAAGCTGGCTTTTGAAATCGGGGAATTCCTCGATAAAAAAGTCGATCCGCAAAACTCTTCAAACCGGGCGATCAAAGAGCTGTGGGATGTCGGTAATGCAGCAGAGAAGCATACGATTGCTACTCTGATGGTCAAACTGGCGAAAAACAACGCATAG
- a CDS encoding FtsK/SpoIIIE family DNA translocase → MAKRKKKKKKVLLGSVLKYEIYGILLITISVIALSGEAAVGRSLSSMAGYLLGRFYFILPLIGIFYGLMVMIHRKWPSSWNSRQSGVVLLVLSMCLMSSISSMEQKLGPLSMLHPNNVLSQIHNDLNGALSPTSNSSEVFMLGKDISGGYLGALEYAALLWLFGNLGAKLLMIVMLAISFMLITNLSYVELFGLFRQRTVKLIESIRLRAANRPQAVPVTSTRAGKGKKEPVIQDDDLDDDEDYNEGGQPLPNRRQPLFFKRLAQWTSGSLNTRSETDHLEDDESEQELSGQTGPIITGLTGGAAPTIGPLDNENELIDDDLEPVTPIIRDFFEHIRSEGLSQEDREEWSEFSPTARSGAVAHEPEISPEELAALNHLEDFGDKNVIDPLGSSAVEEELVISPPLPPPPKPYKLPPFRLLTKPSNAGKAGDQNDYMQTARKLEATLESFGVRAKVLEVVRGPAVTRYEIQPDIGVKVSRIVNLTDDIALALAAKDIRMEAPIPGKSAIGIEVPNPEVSIVTMREVMETQTFQEAESKLTIAFGRDISGQTIIGNLAKMPHLLVAGATGSGKSVCINGIIASILYKAKPNEVKFLMVDPKMVELNVYNGIPHLLAPVVTDPKRASLALKKIVVEMEKRYELFSKSGTRNVEGYNTLMKDNPDAVLPYIVVIVDELADLMMVAANDVEDAICRLAQMARAAGIHLIIATQRPSVDVITGVIKANIPSRIAFGVSSMVDSRTILDMGGAEKLLGRGDMLFLPMGSSKPIRVQGAFLSDQEVETIVQYVSGQAEANYDDSIVPEVDDSNTVDQEPQDELYEQAVQIVLEAKQASVSLLQRRMRVGYTRAARLIDSMEARGVIGSYEGSKPREVLISLEQYQHNRISS, encoded by the coding sequence GTGGCAAAAAGAAAAAAGAAAAAGAAAAAAGTGCTGCTTGGTAGCGTTTTAAAATATGAAATATATGGGATATTATTAATCACCATTTCTGTCATAGCATTATCAGGGGAAGCGGCGGTGGGCCGTTCTCTTTCAAGTATGGCCGGATATTTATTGGGCCGATTTTATTTCATCCTGCCTCTTATAGGTATATTCTACGGTCTTATGGTCATGATTCACCGCAAGTGGCCTTCCTCTTGGAACAGCCGCCAATCCGGTGTGGTTCTTCTTGTGCTGTCTATGTGTCTTATGAGCAGCATCTCTTCCATGGAGCAGAAGCTGGGACCGTTATCCATGCTCCATCCGAATAATGTCCTTTCACAAATACATAATGATCTTAACGGGGCACTGTCACCAACCTCTAACAGCAGCGAAGTGTTTATGCTGGGCAAAGATATCAGCGGAGGATATCTTGGAGCTCTTGAGTATGCAGCCCTCCTCTGGCTGTTCGGGAACCTGGGTGCAAAGCTATTGATGATTGTAATGCTGGCCATCAGCTTTATGCTGATTACGAACCTTTCTTACGTTGAACTATTTGGGCTGTTTCGCCAACGTACGGTTAAGCTGATTGAAAGCATTCGGCTTCGAGCAGCTAATCGACCACAAGCCGTTCCTGTAACCAGCACACGAGCGGGGAAAGGCAAGAAAGAACCTGTTATTCAGGATGACGATCTGGATGATGATGAGGATTACAATGAAGGTGGACAACCTTTGCCGAATCGCAGACAGCCCCTTTTCTTCAAAAGGTTGGCACAGTGGACATCCGGTTCGCTTAATACAAGAAGTGAGACGGACCATTTAGAGGATGATGAATCTGAACAGGAGCTATCGGGTCAGACGGGTCCTATTATCACAGGATTAACCGGTGGGGCAGCTCCGACTATCGGACCTTTGGACAACGAGAATGAGCTTATTGACGATGATCTGGAACCGGTAACGCCAATCATCCGGGATTTCTTCGAGCATATACGTTCAGAAGGGTTAAGTCAGGAGGACCGCGAAGAATGGAGTGAGTTCTCACCGACTGCACGAAGTGGAGCAGTGGCTCATGAACCGGAGATCTCTCCAGAGGAATTAGCAGCTCTTAATCACTTAGAGGATTTTGGAGACAAGAATGTAATTGATCCATTAGGTAGTTCTGCAGTTGAGGAGGAATTAGTTATTTCACCTCCGCTTCCGCCGCCACCTAAACCTTACAAGCTTCCGCCTTTCCGTCTGTTGACCAAGCCGAGTAATGCGGGTAAAGCCGGTGATCAGAATGATTATATGCAAACCGCTAGGAAGCTGGAGGCAACGCTTGAGAGCTTCGGTGTAAGGGCCAAAGTACTTGAAGTAGTAAGGGGACCTGCTGTTACCCGGTACGAAATTCAGCCGGATATCGGTGTGAAAGTGAGTCGTATTGTTAATCTCACAGATGATATCGCCCTCGCACTGGCTGCCAAAGACATTCGTATGGAGGCCCCAATTCCCGGCAAGTCTGCCATTGGTATTGAGGTGCCAAATCCTGAGGTATCTATTGTAACTATGCGCGAAGTTATGGAAACACAGACCTTTCAGGAGGCTGAATCGAAGCTGACTATCGCTTTCGGACGCGATATTTCTGGGCAGACGATCATTGGTAATCTGGCGAAAATGCCCCATCTTTTGGTAGCGGGTGCTACAGGATCAGGGAAATCTGTTTGTATTAACGGAATTATTGCCAGTATTTTATATAAGGCTAAGCCTAACGAAGTGAAGTTTCTGATGGTCGATCCTAAGATGGTAGAACTTAACGTCTATAACGGAATTCCTCATTTGCTAGCACCTGTAGTTACGGATCCCAAGCGTGCCAGTCTGGCGCTCAAGAAAATCGTTGTAGAAATGGAGAAGAGATACGAGCTGTTCTCCAAATCAGGGACACGGAATGTTGAAGGCTATAATACACTCATGAAGGATAACCCGGATGCTGTGCTTCCTTATATCGTTGTTATTGTGGACGAGCTTGCAGACTTAATGATGGTAGCCGCAAATGATGTAGAAGATGCCATTTGCCGACTTGCACAAATGGCGCGTGCTGCAGGGATTCACTTGATTATTGCGACACAACGTCCTTCAGTAGATGTTATTACTGGGGTTATCAAGGCTAACATTCCTTCGCGGATAGCCTTTGGCGTATCCTCTATGGTCGATTCACGTACCATCCTGGATATGGGAGGGGCAGAGAAGCTGTTGGGTCGCGGAGATATGCTGTTCCTGCCTATGGGATCATCCAAGCCGATTCGTGTACAAGGGGCGTTCCTAAGTGATCAGGAAGTTGAGACTATTGTTCAGTATGTAAGCGGACAAGCTGAGGCTAATTATGATGACTCTATTGTTCCGGAAGTGGATGATTCCAATACGGTGGATCAGGAGCCTCAGGACGAGCTATATGAGCAAGCCGTACAAATAGTACTGGAGGCGAAGCAGGCCTCTGTATCGCTGCTGCAGCGTCGCATGCGTGTAGGTTATACCCGTGCTGCCCGATTGATTGATTCCATGGAGGCCAGAGGAGTCATCGGCTCCTATGAAGGCAGTAAGCCGCGAGAGGTACTCATTTCGTTGGAACAGTATCAGCACAATCGAATCAGTTCATAA
- the yfmH gene encoding EF-P 5-aminopentanol modification-associated protein YfmH, whose product MEQMYYERLQETIYHEVMENGLRVYVLPKPGFRKTYATFATKYGSVDNHFHVAGGEETKVPDGIAHFLEHKMFEEPEGDIFATFASNGASANAFTSFDQTVYLFSATENIETNLETLVDFVQRPYFTDENVEKEKGIIGQEINMYADNPDWRVYFGLIEAMYSKHPVHIDIAGTIESIGTITKETLYSCYNAFYHPSNMLLFVVGGVEPEKVISLIRSNQSAKSYGIQGDIERIFEEEPQAVDQKVRECKLAVSMPKCLFGFKERVEGISGEAAIRRDLTTKLMLDLLFGSSTTLYQKLYDEGLISDSFGHEFNSSPEYAFSAIGGDTKDPDLLLKRIREEVDAILESGFAESDFERARKKKIGGYLRMLNSPESIAHEFTRYQFRGGNLFEVLPVYESLTLDEVNERLRSHVDWEQLAVSLVVSP is encoded by the coding sequence GTGGAACAGATGTATTACGAAAGACTCCAAGAAACCATTTATCACGAAGTGATGGAGAACGGTCTGCGGGTATATGTATTGCCAAAGCCGGGATTCCGTAAAACATATGCGACTTTTGCAACGAAATACGGTTCTGTAGACAATCATTTTCATGTGGCAGGAGGGGAAGAGACAAAGGTTCCTGACGGAATCGCCCATTTTCTGGAGCATAAAATGTTTGAAGAGCCGGAAGGCGATATTTTCGCTACCTTTGCTTCCAATGGTGCGTCTGCAAATGCTTTTACAAGCTTTGACCAGACGGTCTATTTATTCTCTGCTACGGAGAATATTGAGACCAATCTGGAGACGTTGGTTGACTTTGTGCAGCGTCCCTATTTCACCGATGAGAATGTAGAAAAGGAAAAGGGGATAATTGGCCAAGAGATCAACATGTATGCGGATAATCCTGACTGGCGTGTCTATTTCGGCCTAATTGAAGCGATGTATTCCAAGCACCCAGTTCACATTGATATCGCCGGAACGATTGAATCCATCGGGACAATTACAAAGGAGACACTGTATTCCTGTTACAACGCGTTTTATCATCCGAGCAATATGCTTCTCTTTGTGGTCGGAGGGGTAGAACCGGAGAAAGTCATTTCGCTTATTCGCAGCAACCAAAGTGCGAAGTCTTACGGGATCCAAGGCGATATTGAACGCATATTTGAAGAAGAACCACAAGCAGTGGATCAAAAAGTTCGTGAGTGCAAGCTGGCCGTATCCATGCCTAAATGCTTGTTCGGCTTCAAGGAAAGGGTGGAGGGAATTTCAGGCGAAGCAGCTATTCGTCGTGACCTAACAACCAAGCTGATGCTGGATCTGTTATTTGGCAGTAGTACTACTTTGTATCAAAAGCTTTATGACGAGGGACTGATTTCAGATAGTTTTGGTCATGAATTCAATAGTTCACCCGAATATGCATTCTCGGCAATAGGCGGGGACACCAAAGATCCTGATCTGCTCCTGAAGCGTATCCGGGAAGAGGTAGATGCTATTCTCGAGTCCGGTTTTGCAGAGAGTGATTTCGAACGTGCCCGCAAAAAGAAAATTGGCGGCTACCTGCGAATGCTGAATTCACCAGAAAGTATCGCTCATGAGTTTACTCGCTATCAGTTCCGCGGCGGCAATTTATTCGAGGTACTTCCTGTATATGAATCCCTCACACTTGATGAGGTTAATGAACGTCTGCGTAGTCATGTGGATTGGGAACAGCTGGCGGTATCTTTGGTGGTGAGTCCTTAA
- the sleB gene encoding spore cortex-lytic enzyme codes for MKKQKMWILTILTLALTAGPLTVQWYGEQDGIKNKNQTMSESNGSPQAAFEEALPAFSTTLVKYGAKGQDVYELQGRLKHLGFYAGKIDSQYGPITLKSVKWFQWKFGIKADGVVGAKTKLKLYNATKNWRPTEPKTAAGGAGKKAATAKKTTTTSTAKLSSGNAMGLSENDLKIMANAVYGEARGEPFEGQVAVAAVILNRVKSPSFPKTPSGVIFQPGAFTAVADGQIYLEPNVQARKAVQQALSGWDPSGGCIYYFNPRTATSKWIWSRPQVKTIGEHIFCM; via the coding sequence ATGAAGAAACAAAAGATGTGGATACTTACCATATTGACCCTTGCATTAACTGCAGGACCGCTTACTGTTCAATGGTATGGGGAACAAGACGGAATTAAGAATAAGAACCAAACTATGTCAGAGTCTAACGGCTCACCACAAGCCGCTTTTGAAGAGGCGCTTCCAGCTTTTAGTACTACTCTGGTTAAATACGGAGCCAAAGGTCAAGATGTATATGAACTTCAGGGAAGGCTGAAGCATTTAGGATTCTATGCCGGAAAAATAGACAGTCAATACGGTCCTATAACACTGAAATCCGTCAAATGGTTTCAATGGAAGTTTGGCATAAAGGCAGATGGAGTCGTAGGAGCCAAAACAAAACTGAAGCTATATAACGCCACTAAGAACTGGAGACCTACCGAGCCAAAAACGGCTGCGGGTGGTGCAGGAAAGAAGGCCGCTACGGCTAAAAAAACCACTACAACAAGTACAGCCAAATTATCTTCAGGTAATGCAATGGGACTATCTGAAAATGATCTGAAGATTATGGCGAATGCCGTGTATGGTGAGGCTAGAGGGGAGCCATTTGAAGGACAAGTTGCTGTTGCTGCGGTTATCCTTAATCGGGTGAAATCCCCGAGTTTTCCTAAAACACCTTCAGGGGTTATATTCCAGCCAGGAGCTTTCACAGCTGTGGCTGACGGCCAAATTTACCTGGAACCTAACGTACAGGCACGTAAGGCGGTACAGCAGGCATTAAGCGGCTGGGATCCGTCAGGAGGATGCATCTATTATTTTAATCCCCGTACAGCAACATCCAAGTGGATTTGGAGCCGCCCGCAGGTCAAGACAATTGGTGAGCATATTTTCTGTATGTAA
- the yfmF gene encoding EF-P 5-aminopentanol modification-associated protein YfmF, which produces MNNNGFQHGNAAGMRIHVLPTKAFKTFAISLYAGVPLAEETVTSTALVPFVLRRGTASYPETTQFRERLEELYGAGFGFDVYKRGDHQIVQFRMDTINDSFVQSKESLLGESFAFLGEVLTRPALENGIFRSSYVATERETVRKKLESIVNDKIRYAAERCIEEMCKNEPYRLHPLGQRADLDALTPEKLYQSYNSWLDGAILDLYVVGDTTPEEVEKLVKRHFGRNTSETKDYTSRFSPVTVTEVRTVEEKLDVSQGKLNMGLRTSITYKDDSYATALMYNGILGGYPHSKLFVNVREKESLAYYASSRYDGHKGIGTIQSGIEVQNYGKAVDIITKQLEEMKAGRISDLELSQTKAMIRNLLSEIQDSAFEMISFDFNRQLSGKDRSTQELMDQVEGTGAEDVKAAADTFRLDTIYFLTGQKEE; this is translated from the coding sequence TTGAATAATAATGGTTTTCAGCATGGTAACGCTGCAGGCATGCGTATTCACGTATTGCCAACTAAAGCGTTCAAAACCTTCGCCATCTCACTTTATGCCGGTGTTCCGCTTGCAGAGGAGACTGTAACCTCAACCGCGCTAGTTCCTTTTGTACTTCGCAGAGGGACTGCCTCTTATCCTGAGACTACTCAGTTTCGCGAAAGGCTGGAGGAGCTCTACGGAGCCGGATTTGGTTTTGATGTCTATAAACGCGGTGACCACCAAATCGTTCAGTTTCGGATGGATACGATTAATGATTCTTTTGTGCAGAGCAAAGAAAGTCTGCTGGGTGAATCGTTCGCTTTTCTGGGAGAAGTATTAACCCGCCCTGCTCTGGAGAATGGAATTTTCCGTTCGTCCTACGTCGCTACAGAACGTGAAACGGTCCGTAAGAAACTGGAGTCTATTGTGAACGATAAGATCCGGTATGCTGCCGAACGATGTATCGAAGAGATGTGTAAGAATGAGCCTTATAGACTCCACCCCTTGGGGCAGAGAGCGGATTTGGATGCATTGACACCTGAGAAGCTGTATCAATCTTACAATTCTTGGTTGGATGGTGCCATTCTGGATCTGTATGTGGTCGGGGACACTACTCCGGAGGAAGTGGAGAAGCTGGTGAAACGCCACTTCGGCCGTAATACTTCAGAAACCAAAGACTATACTTCCCGATTCTCTCCAGTAACGGTAACAGAAGTTCGAACCGTGGAAGAAAAACTGGATGTAAGCCAAGGTAAGCTGAATATGGGGTTGCGTACCTCTATCACATACAAAGATGATTCGTATGCCACTGCATTGATGTATAACGGAATTTTGGGTGGCTATCCTCATTCCAAGCTATTTGTGAATGTTCGTGAGAAGGAGAGCCTTGCTTACTATGCTTCCTCCCGCTACGACGGTCATAAAGGGATCGGAACGATTCAATCCGGTATTGAAGTTCAAAATTACGGTAAAGCGGTCGATATTATTACCAAACAATTGGAAGAAATGAAAGCCGGCCGTATCAGTGATTTAGAACTCAGTCAGACCAAAGCGATGATTCGTAATCTGCTGTCTGAAATTCAGGATTCCGCATTTGAAATGATTTCGTTTGATTTCAACCGCCAGCTTTCCGGAAAAGATCGGTCTACTCAGGAGCTAATGGATCAGGTTGAAGGAACCGGAGCAGAGGATGTGAAGGCAGCCGCTGACACTTTTCGGCTGGACACGATTTATTTCCTGACAGGGCAGAAGGAGGAATAG
- a CDS encoding DUF3388 domain-containing protein: MEYKQWYMEYKIHKNRPGLLGDIASMLGMLEVNILTINGVEGKTRGMLLETNDDQKIMLMGEMLKKVDNITVTALRTPRLVDKLAVRHGRYIDRDSDDRKTFRFTRDELGLLVDFLGEVFKKEGNQVIGLRGMPRVGKTESIIAGSVCAMKRWTFVSSTLLRQTVRSQLAEDELNPNNVFIIDGIVSTIRSNEKHYNLLQTIMAMPSTKVIEHPDIFVRESEYTYDDFNIIIELRNTPNEEILYESFTTSYSDDL, encoded by the coding sequence GTGGAATATAAACAATGGTATATGGAATATAAGATACATAAAAACAGACCAGGTCTGTTGGGTGATATTGCTTCCATGCTAGGTATGTTAGAGGTCAATATTTTGACTATTAACGGTGTAGAAGGCAAAACCCGAGGTATGCTACTGGAAACAAATGATGATCAGAAAATTATGCTTATGGGCGAAATGCTCAAGAAAGTTGATAATATTACAGTGACGGCTCTACGGACACCCCGACTTGTAGACAAGCTGGCGGTGCGTCACGGCCGTTATATCGACAGGGATTCGGATGACCGCAAGACATTTAGATTTACCAGGGATGAACTAGGTCTTCTGGTAGATTTTCTGGGAGAAGTGTTTAAGAAGGAAGGGAATCAGGTTATCGGATTGAGGGGCATGCCTCGTGTCGGGAAGACGGAATCTATTATTGCCGGCAGCGTGTGCGCCATGAAGCGATGGACTTTTGTATCCTCTACGTTGCTTCGTCAAACGGTGCGCAGCCAGCTTGCCGAGGATGAGCTAAACCCAAACAATGTGTTTATTATTGACGGAATTGTAAGCACAATACGTTCAAATGAGAAACACTATAACCTGTTGCAAACGATTATGGCTATGCCAAGCACGAAGGTTATTGAGCATCCTGATATTTTTGTGCGGGAATCCGAGTACACTTATGATGATTTTAATATCATTATTGAGCTGCGAAACACTCCCAATGAAGAGATTTTGTATGAATCGTTTACAACGAGCTACAGTGATGATCTATAA